In the genome of Candidatus Nitrosotenuis sp. DW1, one region contains:
- a CDS encoding archaellin/type IV pilin N-terminal domain-containing protein, which produces MTPQNKKMFGNRRAVSPILATVLLLGITVVGGGLAYSLMAQGSNTASSQNIITLENAQAIKGTSHADLTATIKNGGSVPWKKVEMTVAKSDLAEPILYEALHENAMGCTAGTCNSGSASSTAAPAKALDNPLRSQWLAHLDTTGGKAGVPDKGEGISAGRKFVISTSESSYRDTLVLNGTALAKILTADDSTNNIDDALEGTVTGTTYVNVGPLFTALDSANTGDVWCKRTADTQFDVTCKVYTHQKISTPIQSGQSVQIYADAFTKSVTGLNNQFVQNGDGLVVNIVTEGENGSTARYQTVIKVVGI; this is translated from the coding sequence ATGACTCCACAAAACAAAAAAATGTTTGGAAATAGACGAGCTGTCAGTCCGATTCTTGCAACTGTGCTTCTATTAGGAATCACAGTGGTAGGTGGCGGATTGGCATACTCGCTTATGGCACAGGGATCAAATACCGCGTCATCACAAAACATCATCACACTGGAAAACGCGCAGGCAATCAAAGGAACATCTCATGCAGACTTGACTGCCACCATCAAAAATGGAGGTAGCGTACCTTGGAAGAAAGTAGAGATGACTGTTGCAAAAAGTGATCTTGCAGAGCCAATTCTCTATGAAGCACTTCATGAAAATGCAATGGGTTGTACAGCAGGCACTTGTAACTCTGGCTCCGCATCTTCTACTGCGGCACCAGCTAAAGCCTTAGATAATCCGCTACGCTCACAATGGCTTGCACATTTGGATACTACAGGTGGCAAAGCTGGCGTTCCTGATAAAGGTGAAGGAATATCTGCAGGCAGAAAGTTTGTCATCTCAACTAGTGAGTCTTCGTACCGAGATACATTAGTCTTGAACGGAACTGCACTAGCTAAGATACTTACTGCTGATGACTCAACTAACAACATAGACGATGCACTAGAAGGTACAGTTACTGGTACTACTTATGTGAATGTTGGTCCATTATTCACTGCACTAGATTCAGCCAACACTGGTGATGTGTGGTGTAAAAGGACTGCGGACACACAGTTTGATGTAACCTGTAAAGTGTACACACACCAAAAGATATCGACTCCGATACAATCTGGTCAATCAGTACAGATCTATGCAGATGCCTTTACAAAGAGCGTTACAGGCCTGAACAACCAATTCGTTCAGAATGGTGATGGACTCGTTGTAAATATTGTGACAGAAGGAGAAAACGGTTCTACAGCACGATACCAAACAGTAATAAAAGTAGTAGGAATTTAA
- a CDS encoding type II secretion system F family protein, translated as MKINSKNTLQKIASQITFRSTWNTIIEDINSDVLFSGKPLDTIKLLNQIRKYMIISAFVIFPLSIFMFVYISPIFIVTNLIWIFIIAYPKIQQSQLSQTRKKKVEEELPYFVIFASVMQSVGVSLYDSFQLFKETMIFTAVKNEAQLLKRNVEYFGLSQMEALEELGRTHKSSLLKNLILGYTSIWRSGGDLSLYLETRAEEFFTQLKQRYQVYTNNVSTVIEALVTLLIILPILIMVVSFVLPGGSIEQVGLLASVGLPLFAIIMGVIISSIQPASFNSVGLDQKMLSILFGVGMISGLGTYLMYHEVWLSILVGFLIPSSISAVLTGRHINEIVKLERDLPNFLRDITEYKKIGYDILLAIINLSKDNTYNSVFAKKLSEVGLLLDNGISPTESVKTIDFRSHFTKMSFYLLAYIAEFGGGNPKNLETVNSFITNAKNTVKEGTSAISALAIIVFAAPVIMVFTASMIQNITGSIDTSIGSTIKEAATDALGPNSNFINLVTITPEFISMIKTLIVTSSILGAFVITKAIDFTFYNTWRVVAIGIITLVSILYLDGITSINFDSFLGNLSFK; from the coding sequence ATGAAAATAAATTCCAAGAACACTTTACAAAAGATTGCTTCACAGATTACATTCCGCAGTACATGGAATACCATAATAGAAGACATCAACAGTGATGTGCTTTTCTCAGGAAAGCCGCTTGACACGATAAAACTCTTGAATCAGATTCGAAAATACATGATCATATCAGCATTTGTGATTTTCCCACTTAGCATTTTCATGTTTGTCTACATATCTCCAATCTTCATTGTAACTAATCTCATTTGGATTTTCATAATTGCATATCCAAAGATTCAGCAATCACAGCTAAGCCAGACACGGAAAAAGAAAGTCGAGGAGGAGTTACCATATTTTGTCATATTTGCGTCAGTCATGCAAAGCGTAGGTGTCAGCCTGTATGACAGCTTTCAATTATTCAAGGAGACCATGATCTTTACTGCGGTAAAAAACGAGGCGCAGCTACTGAAGAGAAACGTGGAATATTTCGGCCTCTCACAGATGGAGGCATTAGAGGAACTAGGAAGGACTCACAAAAGCAGCCTCCTGAAAAACCTCATCTTGGGATACACCAGCATCTGGAGAAGTGGAGGAGACCTTTCTCTTTATCTGGAAACTCGAGCTGAAGAATTCTTTACACAGCTAAAACAAAGGTACCAAGTTTACACCAACAACGTATCTACAGTAATTGAAGCCCTTGTAACGTTACTGATAATTCTGCCAATACTCATAATGGTAGTATCATTTGTGTTGCCAGGCGGCTCAATTGAACAAGTTGGACTGTTGGCAAGTGTCGGCTTGCCATTATTTGCAATAATAATGGGAGTGATCATATCATCAATTCAGCCTGCCAGCTTCAACTCGGTAGGACTGGACCAGAAAATGTTGTCCATCTTATTTGGAGTCGGAATGATTTCTGGCCTTGGAACGTACTTGATGTATCATGAGGTATGGCTGTCAATACTAGTAGGATTTCTAATTCCCAGCTCAATTAGCGCAGTATTGACAGGTCGCCACATAAATGAGATAGTAAAACTAGAGCGGGATCTTCCAAACTTTCTACGAGACATAACAGAATACAAGAAAATTGGCTACGACATATTGCTTGCAATCATCAACCTTTCAAAAGACAACACATACAACTCGGTTTTTGCAAAAAAGCTAAGCGAGGTGGGCCTGCTTTTGGACAATGGGATTTCACCCACTGAAAGTGTAAAGACGATAGACTTTAGGTCTCACTTTACAAAGATGTCGTTTTACTTGCTTGCATATATTGCAGAGTTTGGCGGTGGAAATCCAAAAAACCTTGAAACAGTAAACTCGTTCATAACAAATGCAAAAAACACTGTAAAAGAGGGAACGTCGGCCATATCTGCGCTTGCAATCATAGTGTTTGCAGCACCCGTAATCATGGTATTTACTGCCAGCATGATTCAAAACATTACAGGTTCCATAGACACCAGCATAGGCTCCACAATCAAAGAGGCGGCAACAGATGCACTTGGTCCAAATTCTAATTTTATCAATCTAGTAACGATCACTCCTGAATTCATATCAATGATAAAGACACTAATTGTAACTAGCAGCATTCTTGGCGCATTTGTGATCACAAAGGCAATTGACTTTACATTCTACAACACGTGGCGCGTTGTCGCAATCGGAATCATAACACTAGTGTCAATATTGTATCTTGACGGCATTACCAGTATCAATTTTGACTCTTTCCTTGGAAATTTGTCTTTTAAATAA
- a CDS encoding tetratricopeptide repeat protein, producing the protein MAPFYTRKKNPGVKAEERVDRLIAKGREEINLGHFKVAIKLFNEALELEPDNADALLHKADAISQLKKDS; encoded by the coding sequence ATGGCGCCATTTTACACTAGGAAGAAAAATCCAGGAGTCAAAGCAGAAGAGCGCGTGGACAGACTGATTGCCAAGGGGCGAGAGGAGATTAACCTTGGTCATTTCAAAGTCGCCATAAAGTTATTCAACGAGGCACTAGAACTGGAGCCTGACAACGCAGACGCGCTGCTCCACAAGGCCGATGCCATATCCCAACTAAAGAAAGACAGCTAG
- a CDS encoding class I SAM-dependent methyltransferase: MHESSLRHIRCVRCGKKLSLDVLKKDGEIREGFLFCAICVLHFPIIGKIPILWDDFAIYLSNRPRLGGMLYAKASTQRLKLYIKDKLGSISKNRTDVSLVEKRWSSIYEKNKKSKFYDMVKKSLDKMSHSGTVLEHGCSIGIMTRHLAKSHNVFGIDKSYHAIEIAKKSDSENVDYFVADSLSHPFGKARFDSVIGLNLFEIIEPKLFLRSLSKQVKKDGFLVLSDPYDFERGEKSVREPLYEESVRSELGRLGFSISKETKNPAYLPWSLKLHRRAMLQYKVDLIIGKKR, from the coding sequence TTGCACGAATCGAGTCTAAGGCACATCCGCTGCGTGAGGTGCGGGAAAAAACTCTCGCTTGACGTGCTAAAAAAAGACGGCGAAATCAGAGAGGGGTTTTTGTTCTGTGCGATCTGTGTTCTGCATTTTCCAATCATTGGCAAAATCCCGATTCTGTGGGATGATTTTGCGATTTATCTCTCAAACAGGCCAAGATTGGGCGGTATGCTGTACGCAAAGGCTTCCACCCAAAGGCTAAAGCTCTACATCAAGGACAAGCTTGGTTCCATATCAAAGAACCGTACAGACGTGTCCTTGGTGGAAAAAAGATGGTCTTCAATATACGAGAAAAACAAAAAATCCAAGTTTTACGACATGGTAAAAAAATCCCTGGATAAAATGTCGCACTCTGGGACCGTTCTGGAGCACGGCTGCTCCATAGGAATAATGACCCGACATCTGGCAAAATCACACAATGTTTTTGGAATTGACAAGTCGTATCATGCAATTGAGATTGCAAAAAAGTCCGATTCTGAAAATGTGGATTATTTTGTGGCAGACTCACTGTCTCACCCGTTTGGAAAGGCAAGGTTTGACTCCGTGATTGGGCTGAATTTATTTGAAATAATAGAGCCAAAACTTTTCCTAAGGTCTCTCTCAAAACAGGTGAAGAAAGACGGATTTTTGGTCCTGTCTGATCCGTATGATTTTGAGCGTGGGGAAAAGTCAGTCAGGGAACCACTGTACGAAGAATCGGTGCGAAGCGAACTTGGGAGGCTTGGGTTCTCAATATCAAAGGAAACAAAAAATCCTGCGTATCTCCCATGGAGCCTCAAACTGCACCGGCGGGCTATGCTCCAATACAAGGTGGATTTGATTATAGGAAAAAAGCGGTAA
- a CDS encoding SirB1 family protein: MSDKFDPFVAEWISFSSDPRYNLVEKCLKLAQILEYPNLNIQEQIEKINQIAKSLKVLLSDVKNPTYLISMLNEYLFQTLGFKGDTDDYYDPKNNFLNEVLDKKSGIPITLSIIYVEVAKRIGLNLTIAGFPSHVVVKYNEEMVLDPFGGGRLLDVEDLNEILYQNFEEEIEFSPEMLDELPDDKALIRILRNLKSSYAQSYAYDKAMRCTNMILAVEPDSPDEIRDKGILEERLLNYEKALVYLNRYLEIAPEAPDVDYILEMIRNVRDKINQ; encoded by the coding sequence ATGAGCGACAAGTTTGATCCGTTTGTTGCAGAGTGGATTTCGTTTTCCTCAGACCCAAGGTACAACCTGGTGGAAAAATGCCTCAAGCTTGCGCAGATACTGGAATACCCAAACCTGAACATACAGGAGCAGATAGAAAAGATCAACCAGATTGCAAAGTCTCTAAAGGTGTTGCTATCCGATGTGAAAAACCCCACGTATTTGATATCAATGCTAAACGAGTACCTCTTTCAGACACTTGGATTCAAAGGTGACACAGATGACTATTATGATCCAAAAAACAATTTCCTAAACGAGGTGCTGGACAAAAAAAGCGGCATACCAATTACGCTTTCAATAATTTACGTCGAGGTCGCAAAAAGAATCGGCCTGAACCTCACCATTGCTGGATTTCCAAGCCACGTTGTTGTAAAGTATAACGAGGAGATGGTGCTAGACCCGTTTGGGGGCGGCAGGCTGCTAGATGTTGAGGACCTAAATGAAATTTTATATCAAAACTTTGAGGAAGAGATCGAGTTCTCGCCTGAAATGCTAGACGAGTTGCCAGACGACAAGGCGCTAATCAGAATACTTCGAAACCTGAAGAGCTCGTACGCCCAGTCGTACGCGTATGACAAGGCAATGAGGTGCACAAACATGATCCTGGCAGTAGAGCCAGACTCGCCTGATGAGATCCGCGACAAGGGCATACTAGAAGAAAGGCTGCTAAACTACGAAAAGGCGCTCGTATACCTAAACAGGTATCTTGAGATTGCACCAGAGGCACCAGACGTGGACTATATTTTAGAAATGATAAGAAATGTGAGAGATAAGATTAATCAATAA
- a CDS encoding nitroreductase family protein: MKTSKTYPKEYVPSDTSTKDVEVRQNLLNAILTSKPKKTVQDKDLFKIMASRRSTRKFDNKRMVEEWKIDKILAAADTAPTAGNFQGFEIFYVKDKKVKEKLVDAANNQPHVNTPVVLVFCKNPSRVKLNFPPEILAKFAIQDATLAAAYSQLAAHALGLSSIWIGMFDEEKVMDAIGTDLKPSSLLCIGYPAQKRGPRSRRKLKDLIHIV, translated from the coding sequence ATGAAAACCAGCAAGACCTACCCAAAGGAATACGTGCCGTCTGATACCTCAACCAAAGACGTAGAGGTGCGGCAAAATCTCCTAAACGCAATTCTCACATCAAAGCCAAAAAAAACAGTCCAGGACAAGGATCTGTTCAAGATCATGGCATCCCGGCGCTCCACTAGAAAGTTTGACAACAAGAGAATGGTGGAGGAGTGGAAAATCGACAAGATACTTGCAGCTGCAGACACTGCGCCTACTGCCGGAAACTTTCAGGGCTTTGAAATATTTTATGTCAAGGATAAAAAAGTAAAAGAAAAACTAGTAGACGCTGCAAACAACCAGCCGCACGTCAACACGCCAGTCGTGCTTGTCTTTTGCAAAAACCCGTCTCGGGTAAAGCTCAACTTTCCGCCTGAAATTCTGGCAAAGTTTGCAATCCAGGACGCGACACTTGCCGCAGCATACTCGCAGCTGGCAGCGCACGCTCTGGGCCTGAGCTCAATTTGGATAGGGATGTTTGACGAGGAAAAAGTAATGGATGCAATCGGGACTGATCTCAAGCCATCGTCGCTTCTCTGCATCGGGTATCCTGCGCAAAAACGCGGCCCGCGCTCAAGACGAAAGCTAAAAGACCTGATTCATATTGTATGA
- a CDS encoding DUF7482 domain-containing protein, whose product MNQKLRLASLLLMLPLFTVALTTHAYQEADAEKAQGSVGYVGPKSFGSKNAAKICGDELCSAKAKSSIMSDKMISDKKMSDKMISDKKMSDKMISDKKMSDKMISDKKMSDKMISDKKMSDKMISDKKMSDKMMPDEMVKSSEYALKLSRTNVPATIPLHKGWYNGQSVYYIITDSSEQKHADIITEKQGWKVELAPLLATTPTDALSKTYIFTNGVKGDGIHGFQGEIFTSTPAQPETYSALTSHTHVTWNDGVKAEILDSEKKIMAAEKAGKITLTDLPVVINMPQIMWPEGQLQVREDKNISDETTYTGGQITDINTEKMTVTFVAHRGWGPDGRTIYYIVTDATPEMPAEMMGVVNSPTSARLIANSAAVDLYQFMNGVKGSGPMGFQAGIAAAAPGDANYSPMWRIFMIGWKDQPSAMILENLDDINALRSEGKIDVNLARPMDKDHIVNCPFIDPFQ is encoded by the coding sequence ATGAATCAAAAACTACGACTAGCTTCATTGCTATTGATGCTACCATTGTTCACGGTTGCATTGACTACGCATGCCTATCAGGAAGCTGATGCCGAAAAGGCTCAGGGTTCAGTAGGCTATGTGGGCCCAAAGAGCTTTGGCTCAAAAAACGCAGCTAAAATCTGCGGTGATGAACTATGTTCTGCAAAGGCAAAGTCATCTATCATGTCTGACAAGATGATATCGGACAAGAAAATGTCTGACAAGATGATATCGGACAAGAAAATGTCTGACAAGATGATATCGGACAAGAAAATGTCTGACAAGATGATATCGGACAAGAAAATGTCTGACAAGATGATATCGGACAAGAAAATGTCTGACAAGATGATATCGGACAAGAAAATGTCTGACAAGATGATGCCAGATGAGATGGTAAAATCGTCAGAGTATGCACTAAAACTTTCAAGAACAAATGTTCCAGCTACCATACCTCTTCACAAGGGTTGGTACAACGGACAATCAGTGTACTACATCATAACTGATTCAAGTGAGCAAAAGCACGCCGACATCATAACTGAAAAACAGGGATGGAAGGTAGAACTTGCGCCACTGCTGGCAACCACACCGACAGATGCACTATCAAAGACATACATCTTTACCAACGGAGTCAAAGGGGATGGAATTCACGGATTCCAGGGCGAGATCTTTACAAGCACTCCCGCACAGCCAGAAACCTACAGCGCGCTGACATCACACACTCATGTAACGTGGAATGACGGAGTAAAAGCAGAGATCCTAGATTCTGAAAAGAAGATCATGGCAGCAGAAAAAGCAGGCAAGATAACACTAACAGATCTGCCAGTAGTGATCAACATGCCTCAGATAATGTGGCCGGAAGGACAGCTGCAGGTAAGAGAAGACAAGAACATCTCCGATGAGACCACATATACAGGAGGGCAGATCACCGACATCAATACAGAAAAGATGACGGTGACATTTGTTGCCCACAGGGGCTGGGGTCCAGATGGCAGAACCATCTACTATATTGTAACTGATGCCACGCCAGAGATGCCAGCTGAGATGATGGGGGTTGTGAATTCGCCAACATCAGCCAGACTAATTGCAAATTCTGCAGCAGTTGATCTATACCAGTTCATGAACGGTGTAAAAGGCTCAGGTCCGATGGGATTCCAAGCAGGAATTGCAGCGGCGGCGCCAGGCGACGCAAATTATTCACCGATGTGGAGAATATTCATGATTGGGTGGAAAGACCAGCCATCAGCAATGATTCTTGAAAATCTAGACGACATCAACGCACTGAGAAGCGAAGGAAAAATCGATGTGAATCTGGCAAGGCCAATGGACAAAGACCACATAGTGAACTGTCCATTCATTGATCCGTTCCAATAA
- a CDS encoding NAD(P)H-dependent oxidoreductase has translation MEKTWTDLGHVDSLKDPPLREVTLGTAVIAVSYREGKFGAVSNFCNHAGGPLGSGKLDDDYIICPWHNWKFHRVTGFGEPGFEEDRVPQFELKIENDHLYVNINPITPRQKAPHPPHPLARPVKRENGPLRVVGISTTVMDAKNPRYSTSEKLLQVAVDHAKDLGAQTMFIRLNDLKFRACEGYYSKSAFACTWPCSITQMDETDQLTQVYEALIHWADVVIVSTPIRWGAASSLYHKMIERMNCVQNQITINNKALIQNKVASFIITGGQDNVQDVAGHLLGFFAELGFVFPPFPFIAHTMGWDAEDMERNISYVEKSDGLKSGARDLVKRSMDMAKIILQHVPEEKIVRPGRKAQHLTVDKEE, from the coding sequence TTGGAAAAAACTTGGACTGATCTGGGTCATGTCGACTCGCTAAAAGATCCTCCGCTGAGAGAAGTAACTCTTGGTACTGCCGTAATTGCAGTATCCTACCGTGAAGGCAAGTTTGGGGCAGTCTCTAATTTTTGCAATCATGCCGGCGGACCGCTTGGGAGTGGCAAACTGGATGATGACTATATCATATGCCCATGGCACAATTGGAAATTTCACAGGGTTACTGGATTTGGCGAACCTGGATTTGAGGAAGACAGGGTGCCGCAATTTGAATTAAAAATTGAAAACGATCATCTCTATGTCAACATCAATCCCATAACTCCGCGGCAAAAGGCCCCTCATCCTCCCCATCCATTGGCACGTCCAGTAAAACGCGAGAACGGACCGCTGCGAGTGGTGGGCATCTCTACTACCGTAATGGATGCAAAAAACCCGCGATATTCAACATCTGAGAAACTGCTCCAAGTCGCAGTTGATCATGCAAAGGATCTTGGCGCACAAACAATGTTTATCCGACTAAACGATCTGAAGTTTAGGGCATGCGAGGGGTATTATTCAAAGAGTGCATTTGCGTGCACTTGGCCGTGCTCAATTACGCAAATGGACGAGACAGACCAGCTTACCCAGGTGTATGAGGCGCTAATTCACTGGGCTGACGTGGTGATAGTTTCAACGCCGATTCGCTGGGGTGCTGCAAGCTCGCTGTACCACAAGATGATTGAAAGGATGAACTGCGTCCAGAACCAAATCACCATAAACAACAAGGCATTGATCCAAAACAAGGTTGCAAGCTTTATCATAACTGGGGGTCAGGACAACGTCCAAGACGTGGCAGGGCACCTGCTTGGGTTTTTTGCAGAGCTGGGATTTGTGTTTCCGCCATTCCCGTTTATAGCTCACACCATGGGATGGGATGCAGAGGACATGGAACGCAATATCTCATATGTTGAAAAAAGCGACGGCCTAAAGTCAGGTGCAAGGGATCTTGTCAAAAGGAGCATGGATATGGCAAAAATAATTCTTCAACACGTTCCAGAAGAGAAAATAGTGCGTCCTGGACGTAAGGCGCAGCATCTAACCGTTGACAAAGAAGAATAG
- a CDS encoding LLM class oxidoreductase: MFHPGHLTVGTVFAIEAYDGDVPTMKNQVELAKRAEELGFSALWFRDVPLHDPNFGDVGQVYDPWSYLGYITAHTRTISLATGAIIFPLRHPVDLAKAAASIDQLSGGRLVLGIAAGDRPIEYPAYGRSYEDREALFQASVSDFRRLYADFPRYESVFGIMDGGDLIPKPFSGKIPLFVTGHSGQSLEWIAENADGWLMYPRDPSFQKRVVDGWKSALELTGNRFKPFSQSLYIDLADDPDHLPQSIHLGYRLGRNYLLKHLKTLQDIGVNHVFLNLKYGKRPADEVLEEVGKFITPHFPSLKK, translated from the coding sequence ATGTTTCATCCAGGCCACCTTACTGTCGGCACAGTTTTTGCAATTGAGGCATATGACGGAGATGTTCCGACCATGAAAAACCAAGTCGAGCTTGCCAAACGTGCCGAGGAGCTTGGGTTTTCCGCACTGTGGTTTCGAGACGTGCCGCTACATGATCCTAATTTTGGGGACGTCGGCCAAGTTTACGATCCGTGGTCATATCTTGGATACATCACGGCCCACACCAGAACCATTTCATTGGCTACGGGCGCAATTATTTTTCCACTAAGGCACCCAGTGGACTTGGCAAAGGCGGCAGCATCAATTGATCAGCTAAGCGGGGGGCGCCTAGTCCTAGGGATTGCGGCAGGCGACAGACCAATTGAGTATCCAGCATACGGCCGCAGCTACGAGGACAGGGAAGCGTTGTTCCAAGCGTCAGTAAGTGATTTTCGCAGATTATACGCAGACTTTCCAAGATACGAATCAGTCTTTGGCATCATGGATGGCGGGGACCTAATCCCAAAACCATTTTCTGGAAAAATCCCTTTGTTTGTGACAGGTCACAGTGGGCAGTCATTAGAATGGATTGCAGAAAACGCAGACGGATGGCTAATGTATCCAAGAGATCCGAGTTTTCAAAAACGCGTTGTCGACGGATGGAAAAGTGCACTGGAACTAACGGGCAACAGATTCAAGCCTTTTTCGCAGTCACTATACATCGACCTCGCAGACGACCCAGACCATCTCCCCCAGAGCATCCATCTAGGATACAGGCTTGGAAGAAACTACCTGTTGAAACACTTGAAAACCCTGCAGGACATAGGGGTGAACCACGTCTTTCTGAATCTAAAATACGGCAAAAGACCTGCAGATGAAGTACTAGAAGAAGTTGGAAAATTCATCACTCCTCATTTTCCAAGTCTAAAAAAGTGA